Sequence from the Maribacter aquivivus genome:
TTTGAGAGCCTTTAGGTACAACAGGTGGTCTATCACCTTCGGTTCTAGGTAGAAACTGAGAGATGCCGTAGGGTAGCCTACAAGGTACGCAGTAAGATGTTTCAAGAAGTTCGGTTTTTTCGCTCTCGTTTAGATCTCCCCATAAATGCCCTAAAAGCTCTTCTAAAATTTCTTTTCCAGTACATTCGTACATTGGTTTTTTTACAAATTGACCAAGATTATCCTCACCTAATGCGGAAACCCAAATTACACAAGTATCCGCCGCTTGACCGGGGAAAAAAGGTTGACGATAGGTATGTACGTGCAATATCCATGGAGATTGTGTTAGAGGTAAGGGACTTTGTACTCCCATTGGTCGTTCAACTAACCATTGAAATTTTCTTTCAAAAAGGTTTCCTCTAAAAGTTACTGTAAAGTGCATCATTCTAGAAAGTGAAACGTCACGTAAATAACGGTCTGGTCTGCCTAGGTCTGCTTGTTTTGCTACTATGTTTTGCCATAATTCGTAAGCTTCGCCTGGTTTTTCTACCGGTGTTGTAGATACAGGCTCATCATGAGAACCATAAGAGTAGTTTGATACAATTGAGCCGATTGTCAAAAATGCTTTGTCTTCTGGTCTAACCTCTATTGCATCTAAGGTCTTACCTTCTGCATTTCTTAAATGTAGGCGTTCTACCCAACGTTTACCATCATTTTCTTTGAAGTCTACATCAGTAATACTTGTATTATAATGTATTTTAACCCCTTTCTTTGTTATGAGTTTAATAGCAGGTAGTACGAAAGAGTGGTAGTTTGTGTAACGTGTACGTTCTAAAGAGGTCATTTTCTCCATATCAGACATACGGTGGTAGAATAGTTTCATGTAACGTTTCATCTCTATCGCAGAGTGCCATGGCTGAAAAGCAAATAGCGCACGCCACATGTACCAGTAATTACTTTTGAAAAAATCTTCGCTGAAGTAGTCGGTGATTGTAGCGTCTGCTGGAATCTTTGATTCTGGTATCTCTATTAATCTAGCCATTTGAAGTGCTTCTGTAGTACCTAACCCAAGGTCGTGTCCAGAATCTTTCTCACCGTTTGCATGTAGTAGTCTAACCACAGTGTTCATATTGCATTCTGCAGCATTACGTTCATAGTCGTCCAAACAAGACCCAAGTTCGTCATAAGGTATTAATGACCATAATTCTTTGGTGCAGCAATATACTTTGTCTTCGTACATGCGACTTCCGCGCATAAGGTAAACAGGTTTGCCGTCGATCATTTTAACAGATGCATCCATTGACCCTCCAACTAAATCAGTCTCTGGGTTTTTTTCAAAAATGTGAATATTTTCTGGGTTAAAACCGGCTTTCTGAATTAAGTAGACAGCAACTGATAAAGAACTTAATCCTAAGCCGTT
This genomic interval carries:
- a CDS encoding oleate hydratase; translated protein: MKDSNIYLNGLGLSSLSVAVYLIQKAGFNPENIHIFEKNPETDLVGGSMDASVKMIDGKPVYLMRGSRMYEDKVYCCTKELWSLIPYDELGSCLDDYERNAAECNMNTVVRLLHANGEKDSGHDLGLGTTEALQMARLIEIPESKIPADATITDYFSEDFFKSNYWYMWRALFAFQPWHSAIEMKRYMKLFYHRMSDMEKMTSLERTRYTNYHSFVLPAIKLITKKGVKIHYNTSITDVDFKENDGKRWVERLHLRNAEGKTLDAIEVRPEDKAFLTIGSIVSNYSYGSHDEPVSTTPVEKPGEAYELWQNIVAKQADLGRPDRYLRDVSLSRMMHFTVTFRGNLFERKFQWLVERPMGVQSPLPLTQSPWILHVHTYRQPFFPGQAADTCVIWVSALGEDNLGQFVKKPMYECTGKEILEELLGHLWGDLNESEKTELLETSYCVPCRLPYGISQFLPRTEGDRPPVVPKGSQNFALLGQFVEIPDGIVFTTEYSVRGAILAINQLIDPSIEPPEMYFGQHHIWDNLKNAKAILG